In Pseudomonas rhizosphaerae, one DNA window encodes the following:
- a CDS encoding CitMHS family transporter, producing the protein MLALLGLAMVVVFTYLIMSKRLSPIVALTVVPIVFAIIGGFGGTTGKMILDGLKVVAPSAALLLFAILFFGLMIDSGLFDPLIRKILKKVNGDPVKIAIGTALLSLTVALDGDGTTTYMITCAAMLPLYKRIGMNPMVLATVAMLALGIMSGMSPWGGPATRAIAVLGIDASEYFIPLLPTMAGGAAWVVFTAYLLGRAERKRIGSVHLQSGGGECYIEAILGDTPYKRPKLVWVNLLLVIGVMVALVMGLAHSAVLFLIGFVLALMINYPQLDIQKERILAHSGNAMTVVLLVFAAGVFAGIFSGTKMVDALAQSLVDMIPPSWGHLFPLVVAVTSMPLTFVLSNDAYYFGVVPILANAAAAYGISPVEIARASILGQPVHLMSPLVASTLLLVGMVDRDIGDFQKATVKWAVLTSLVVTALALLTGAISLFA; encoded by the coding sequence ATGCTGGCGCTGTTAGGCTTAGCCATGGTGGTCGTGTTCACCTACCTGATCATGTCCAAACGCTTGTCCCCCATCGTCGCACTGACCGTGGTGCCGATCGTGTTCGCCATCATCGGTGGATTCGGCGGAACCACCGGCAAGATGATCCTCGATGGCCTGAAAGTGGTCGCACCGTCCGCTGCACTGCTGCTGTTCGCCATCCTGTTCTTCGGTTTGATGATCGACTCCGGCCTGTTCGACCCCTTGATCCGCAAGATCCTCAAGAAGGTCAACGGCGATCCGGTGAAGATCGCCATCGGCACCGCGCTGTTGTCGCTGACCGTGGCACTGGACGGCGACGGCACAACCACCTACATGATCACCTGCGCAGCCATGCTGCCGCTGTACAAGCGCATCGGCATGAACCCGATGGTCCTGGCCACCGTGGCCATGCTGGCGCTGGGCATCATGAGCGGCATGTCGCCCTGGGGCGGCCCCGCCACCCGTGCCATTGCCGTGTTGGGCATCGATGCGAGCGAGTATTTCATTCCGCTGTTGCCGACGATGGCCGGCGGTGCCGCCTGGGTAGTGTTCACCGCGTACCTGCTGGGCAGGGCCGAGCGCAAGCGCATCGGCAGCGTGCACCTGCAGAGTGGTGGTGGCGAGTGCTACATCGAGGCGATTCTGGGCGATACACCGTACAAGCGGCCGAAACTGGTCTGGGTCAACCTGCTGCTGGTAATCGGCGTGATGGTGGCGCTGGTCATGGGCCTGGCCCACTCGGCAGTGCTGTTCCTGATCGGCTTCGTGCTGGCGCTGATGATCAACTACCCACAACTCGACATCCAGAAGGAGCGCATCCTCGCCCACTCTGGCAACGCCATGACGGTCGTCCTGCTGGTGTTTGCAGCAGGCGTGTTCGCCGGCATCTTCAGCGGCACGAAGATGGTCGACGCCTTGGCACAGTCGCTGGTCGACATGATTCCGCCTTCCTGGGGCCACCTGTTCCCCCTGGTGGTTGCGGTGACCAGCATGCCGTTGACCTTCGTGCTGTCCAACGACGCCTATTACTTCGGGGTGGTGCCGATTCTGGCCAATGCCGCCGCAGCCTATGGCATCTCCCCCGTGGAAATCGCCCGCGCCTCGATCCTCGGTCAACCCGTGCACTTGATGAGCCCGCTGGTAGCGTCGACATTATTGCTGGTCGGCATGGTCGACCGCGACATCGGCGACTTTCAGAAGGCGACCGTCAAATGGGCAGTACTGACCTCCCTGGTGGTGACCGCCCTGGCCCTGCTCACCGGTGCGATCAGCCTGTTCGCATAA
- a CDS encoding ABC transporter permease translates to MDLVTYWLSSVPEFAVPFALAALGLIIIERAGVLALGAEGMMLVGALAGIGMQLALGLPGLSLLAAMAAASVVSLLFALMVLVLRINQVIAGLALVFFCQGLTGLLGTLLGWTNRPVSGLTAVELWPLNELPVVGGLFRQNPMVFLTVVIFFAVVWFLNRTRTGLKLRAVGENPQAADAAGLPVLRYRLAAILAGSALMGLAGGFIAVLSTKMWIADMTGGRGWIAIALVIFARWSPWRAFAGALLFGGIEALIPQLAAAGVQLPQYFMLMTPYAVTLAVMIWVAASKRAGASQPGALGEPYVREERR, encoded by the coding sequence ATGGATCTGGTGACTTACTGGCTGAGCAGCGTTCCCGAATTCGCCGTGCCCTTCGCCCTCGCCGCGCTGGGTTTGATCATCATCGAGCGTGCCGGCGTGCTGGCGCTGGGCGCCGAAGGCATGATGCTGGTGGGCGCCCTGGCCGGGATCGGCATGCAACTGGCCCTGGGCCTGCCGGGGCTGTCCCTGCTCGCGGCTATGGCGGCCGCCAGCGTGGTCTCACTGTTGTTCGCGCTGATGGTGCTGGTGCTGCGCATCAATCAGGTGATTGCCGGGCTGGCCCTGGTGTTTTTCTGTCAGGGCCTGACCGGCTTGCTGGGCACCCTGCTGGGCTGGACCAATCGCCCGGTCAGCGGACTTACGGCCGTCGAGCTGTGGCCGCTGAACGAGTTGCCGGTGGTGGGTGGCCTGTTCAGGCAGAACCCGATGGTGTTCCTCACCGTGGTGATCTTCTTTGCGGTGGTGTGGTTTCTCAACCGCACCCGCACCGGGCTGAAACTGCGCGCCGTGGGCGAGAACCCCCAGGCCGCCGATGCCGCCGGCTTGCCAGTGCTGCGCTATCGGCTGGCGGCGATCCTGGCCGGCAGCGCACTGATGGGACTGGCGGGCGGATTCATTGCCGTGCTCAGCACCAAGATGTGGATCGCCGACATGACCGGTGGCCGTGGCTGGATCGCCATCGCTTTAGTGATCTTCGCGCGCTGGTCGCCCTGGCGCGCCTTCGCCGGTGCCCTGCTGTTCGGCGGCATCGAGGCACTGATTCCGCAACTGGCCGCCGCCGGCGTGCAACTGCCGCAATATTTCATGCTGATGACCCCGTATGCCGTGACCTTGGCGGTAATGATCTGGGTCGCTGCCAGCAAACGCGCAGGCGCCAGCCAACCCGGCGCACTGGGCGAACCCTACGTTCGCGAAGAGCGCCGTTGA
- a CDS encoding LysR family transcriptional regulator, with protein MQYELVDIRSFVKIAEVGSFHEAADQLHISQPALTRRIKKLEEGLGTSLLDRTTRRVSLTSVGRDFLPKARRLLDDFEDSILNIKELAERQVGQVTLACIPTAAFYFLPSVIRIYNQQYPQIRIRLLDLSANEGLEAVLRGEADFGINMMSGQHPDIEFHALVKEPFVLACRRDHELASRKSVKWTELAGHQLIGVGRLSGNRMLLDNALAGLPWRLKWFYEVQHLSTSLGLVEAGLGISVMPSLAMPAGEHPTLVSVPLIEPVVDRTLGLVTRRGSSLSPAAEKFVAILLEQWPQ; from the coding sequence ATGCAATATGAGCTGGTCGACATACGATCATTCGTGAAAATCGCCGAAGTTGGCAGCTTTCACGAAGCGGCGGATCAGCTGCACATTTCTCAGCCAGCGCTGACCCGGCGTATCAAGAAGCTCGAAGAAGGGCTGGGCACATCACTGCTCGACCGGACCACTCGCCGCGTCAGCTTGACCAGCGTCGGACGCGACTTCCTGCCCAAGGCACGGCGCCTGCTCGACGATTTCGAAGACTCCATTCTCAACATCAAGGAGTTGGCCGAGCGGCAGGTAGGGCAGGTGACGTTGGCGTGCATTCCCACGGCGGCGTTCTATTTCCTGCCGTCGGTCATTCGTATCTACAACCAGCAATACCCGCAGATTCGCATCAGGCTTCTGGACCTCAGTGCCAACGAGGGGCTGGAGGCCGTTCTGCGTGGCGAGGCGGATTTCGGTATCAACATGATGAGCGGCCAGCATCCGGACATCGAGTTCCATGCCTTGGTCAAGGAGCCGTTCGTGCTTGCCTGCCGACGCGATCATGAGCTGGCGAGTCGCAAGTCGGTGAAGTGGACCGAACTGGCGGGCCATCAGTTGATCGGGGTGGGCAGGCTGAGCGGCAATCGCATGCTGCTCGACAACGCCCTGGCAGGTTTGCCCTGGCGCTTGAAATGGTTCTACGAAGTGCAGCATCTGTCCACGTCGCTGGGCTTGGTGGAGGCTGGTCTGGGTATTTCAGTGATGCCCAGCCTGGCCATGCCGGCCGGGGAGCATCCCACCCTGGTAAGCGTGCCGCTGATCGAGCCAGTCGTGGACCGAACCCTGGGCCTGGTCACGCGACGGGGCAGTTCGCTGTCGCCCGCCGCCGAGAAGTTCGTCGCGATCTTGCTGGAGCAGTGGCCGCAATAG
- a CDS encoding substrate-binding domain-containing protein, translating into MKPFVKTLPALALAACALSPLAQAQELTVMTSGGFTAAYKSLAPGYTKDTGNTLNTILGPSMGKAQEAIPNRLDRGEHADVVIMVGYALDELIKQGKVDASSRVELADSRIGLAVKAGAAKPAIGTDAELKQTLLAAKSVAYSDSASGVYIEKQLYKKLGIEDQLAPKSKMIERIPVASVVAKGDYQLGFQQVAELLPVPGITFVGKIPEDVQSVTRYAAGIPKNAQHPAEAKQLLQYLASPTAQEAVRATGLDSVPR; encoded by the coding sequence ATGAAACCGTTCGTCAAAACCCTGCCCGCACTGGCCCTCGCCGCCTGTGCGCTAAGTCCTCTCGCCCAAGCCCAAGAACTGACCGTAATGACTTCCGGTGGCTTCACTGCCGCCTACAAAAGCCTGGCTCCCGGCTACACCAAAGACACTGGCAACACCCTGAACACCATTCTGGGACCGTCCATGGGCAAGGCCCAGGAAGCCATTCCCAATCGACTGGACCGTGGCGAACACGCCGACGTGGTGATCATGGTGGGCTACGCGCTGGACGAGCTGATCAAGCAGGGCAAAGTCGACGCCAGCTCACGGGTGGAACTGGCCGATTCGCGCATTGGCCTGGCGGTCAAGGCGGGCGCGGCGAAACCTGCCATCGGCACCGACGCCGAACTCAAGCAGACCCTGCTGGCGGCGAAGTCGGTGGCCTACTCCGACAGCGCCAGTGGCGTCTATATCGAGAAACAGCTGTACAAGAAACTGGGCATCGAGGATCAACTCGCGCCCAAGAGCAAGATGATCGAGCGCATTCCCGTGGCTTCCGTGGTTGCCAAGGGCGACTACCAGCTGGGCTTCCAGCAAGTCGCCGAACTGCTGCCGGTTCCCGGCATCACCTTCGTTGGCAAGATCCCGGAAGACGTACAATCGGTGACCCGCTACGCCGCCGGCATTCCGAAAAACGCCCAGCATCCCGCCGAAGCCAAGCAACTGCTCCAGTACCTGGCCTCACCCACTGCACAGGAAGCGGTACGTGCCACCGGGCTGGATTCCGTTCCACGCTAA
- a CDS encoding 4-oxalomesaconate tautomerase, with the protein MQLIPCVLMRGGTSKGPVFLASDLPARSAERDEMLLDAMGSGHELEIDGIGGGSPQTSKVAIVSRSDHPDADVDYLFVQVMVSQRRVDTAPNCGNMLCAVGPFAIDQGLVQAQSGVTQVRIRNLNTGTFICADVCTPDGKVTYEGDTAIDGVPGTAAPVGLTFLDAAGSKTGKLFPTGATVDWLGDVPVTCIDMAMPMMLVEASKMGKTGNETPAELDADKDFLRKLETLRLRAGLLMGLGDVTDKVIPKPVLVAPPQAGGTLQVRYFMPHNCHKALAITGSIGLATACVTDGTVLERMLGQRHQKRLTTVKIEHPSGAIEVSLSYVGHDAGTVRASVVRTARRLFSGTVHVPTTHRLAG; encoded by the coding sequence ATGCAACTGATTCCTTGCGTACTGATGCGTGGCGGGACCTCCAAAGGGCCGGTGTTTCTGGCCTCCGATTTACCAGCAAGATCGGCCGAGCGCGATGAGATGCTGCTGGACGCAATGGGCTCCGGGCACGAGCTGGAGATCGATGGCATTGGCGGCGGCAGCCCGCAGACCAGCAAGGTGGCAATCGTGTCTCGCTCCGATCACCCGGACGCGGACGTGGACTACCTGTTCGTCCAGGTAATGGTTTCGCAACGACGCGTGGACACCGCGCCCAATTGCGGCAACATGCTCTGCGCAGTCGGCCCTTTCGCCATCGATCAGGGCCTTGTCCAGGCACAGTCGGGGGTGACTCAGGTGCGCATTCGCAACCTCAATACCGGCACGTTCATCTGCGCCGATGTGTGCACGCCCGACGGCAAGGTCACCTACGAAGGCGATACCGCGATCGATGGCGTACCCGGCACTGCCGCCCCCGTAGGGCTGACCTTTCTCGACGCAGCGGGCAGCAAGACTGGCAAGCTGTTTCCCACCGGTGCCACCGTGGACTGGCTGGGCGATGTCCCCGTGACCTGCATCGACATGGCCATGCCGATGATGCTTGTCGAAGCATCGAAAATGGGCAAGACCGGCAATGAAACCCCGGCAGAGCTAGACGCCGACAAGGACTTTCTCCGCAAGCTTGAAACCCTGCGCTTGCGCGCCGGCCTGTTGATGGGCCTGGGCGATGTAACCGACAAGGTCATTCCCAAGCCTGTGCTGGTAGCCCCGCCCCAGGCCGGCGGCACGCTGCAAGTGCGCTACTTCATGCCGCATAATTGCCACAAGGCACTGGCCATTACCGGCTCGATCGGATTGGCAACCGCCTGTGTCACCGACGGGACCGTGCTGGAGCGGATGCTGGGCCAGCGCCACCAGAAGCGCCTGACCACCGTGAAGATCGAACACCCGAGCGGCGCCATCGAAGTCAGCCTGTCCTACGTCGGCCACGACGCCGGTACCGTTCGAGCCTCGGTCGTGAGAACGGCCCGCCGATTGTTCTCAGGCACTGTCCACGTTCCAACGACACACCGATTGGCCGGTTGA
- a CDS encoding ABC transporter ATP-binding protein translates to MSQANALQLTGISKSFDGFKALSDADFSARWGEVHALLGENGAGKSSLMNIAAGLYAPETGSVLIDDNSVRLHSPKDASRYRIGMVHQHFKLVRPFTVAQNILLGLPEQPGEGSYRKRLKALEQTIASKALELGFVLDPRQVVETLSVAEQQRVEILKVLLAGARILILDEPTAVLTDQEAERLLSTVQSFARQGATVVLVTHKMADVKRYADRVTVMRGGRTIKTLDPQGVSVEELVRLTVGESAALSPTLPAAPGEALLRVSNLTSVAGTGGLKGVDMTLHAGQIYGIAGVGGNGQGELANALMGLEQPTEGGIHLASFGDLRKASAAQRRTLRIAAIPADRYGAALAGSLSVAENFAIGQLHDGRYGSFLRLRGQRLLEDAAQAVADFDVQGVRSLQQKAALLSGGNAQKLVIAREFSRNPRLILVHSPSRGLDVRATQAVHARLRAARDAGAAVLVISEDLDEVLALADRIGVMNGGRIVAEFDCPADRQAIGKAMVSHD, encoded by the coding sequence ATGAGCCAGGCCAACGCGCTCCAACTCACCGGTATCAGCAAATCGTTCGACGGCTTCAAGGCGCTCAGCGATGCCGACTTCAGCGCGCGCTGGGGTGAGGTGCATGCCCTGCTCGGCGAGAACGGTGCTGGCAAGTCGTCGCTGATGAACATTGCCGCCGGCCTGTATGCGCCGGAAACCGGCAGCGTGCTGATCGACGACAACAGCGTGCGGCTGCACAGCCCCAAGGATGCCAGCCGGTATCGCATCGGCATGGTTCACCAGCACTTCAAGCTGGTGCGCCCCTTCACCGTGGCGCAGAACATCCTGCTCGGCCTGCCCGAGCAACCGGGTGAAGGCAGCTATCGCAAGCGGCTCAAAGCGCTTGAGCAAACCATCGCCAGCAAGGCGCTAGAGCTGGGCTTCGTCCTCGATCCGCGCCAGGTGGTGGAAACCCTGTCGGTGGCCGAGCAGCAGCGCGTGGAGATTCTCAAGGTGCTGCTGGCTGGCGCGCGCATCCTGATTCTCGACGAGCCCACTGCGGTGCTCACCGACCAGGAGGCCGAGCGCCTATTGAGCACGGTGCAGTCCTTCGCCCGCCAGGGCGCCACCGTGGTGCTGGTCACCCACAAGATGGCCGATGTGAAACGCTACGCTGACCGGGTCACGGTCATGCGCGGCGGCCGCACGATCAAAACCCTCGACCCGCAGGGCGTCAGCGTCGAGGAGCTGGTGCGCCTCACCGTCGGCGAATCGGCAGCGCTTAGCCCGACCCTGCCGGCAGCGCCGGGCGAAGCGTTGCTGCGGGTCAGCAACCTCACCAGCGTGGCCGGCACCGGCGGGCTGAAGGGCGTCGACATGACGCTCCACGCCGGGCAGATCTATGGCATCGCCGGGGTCGGTGGCAACGGCCAGGGCGAATTGGCCAATGCCCTGATGGGCCTCGAACAACCCACCGAGGGCGGCATCCACCTGGCGTCCTTCGGTGACCTGCGCAAGGCCAGCGCCGCGCAACGTCGAACCTTGCGCATCGCCGCCATCCCCGCCGACCGGTACGGCGCGGCGCTGGCCGGCTCGCTGTCGGTGGCGGAGAACTTCGCCATCGGCCAACTGCACGATGGCCGCTACGGCTCTTTCCTGCGCCTGCGCGGCCAACGGCTGCTGGAAGACGCCGCCCAGGCGGTGGCCGACTTCGATGTCCAGGGTGTGCGCTCGCTGCAGCAGAAAGCCGCGCTGCTGTCCGGCGGCAATGCCCAGAAACTGGTGATCGCACGAGAGTTCAGCCGCAATCCACGGCTGATCCTGGTGCACAGCCCCAGCCGCGGCCTGGATGTGCGCGCCACCCAGGCGGTGCACGCACGCCTGCGCGCCGCGCGCGATGCCGGGGCGGCGGTACTGGTGATCAGCGAAGACCTGGACGAAGTGCTGGCCCTGGCCGATCGCATCGGCGTGATGAATGGCGGCCGCATCGTCGCCGAATTCGACTGCCCGGCCGACCGCCAGGCCATTGGCAAAGCGATGGTGAGCCATGACTGA
- a CDS encoding OprD family porin yields MAQGFIDDSTLKLQLRNVYFNENFRDENGLSTRAAATAKSERTEWAQGVLLDFQSGYTQGTFGLGFDALGLLGVKLDSGRGRSGTGLLPVHADGRAADESTSLGLTAKARFAQTVVKHGTLLPKTPVLVYNDARLVPQTYQGTQLVSKDFDDWLLTAGQLDQFKLRDSTDSRSIIPDGYSGREGGDFTYAGADYTVNKQLRLSYFRGQLDDFYSQDFFGLLHTLPLGAGVLTSDLRYFFSRDEGNHYSGKIDNGMFSGQLSFAVAGHTVAAGYQRLNGDGGLPYINGATVYSFSNVGIGKFIEEDEKTWLASYGYDFKNLGLPGLSFMTRYISGSDGKTGPAGVNEWERDIELAYVVPTGTLKGLGVKLRNYVYRSDTARGRDSNRLYLTYDIAVW; encoded by the coding sequence ATGGCCCAAGGTTTTATCGATGACAGCACCCTGAAGCTGCAACTTCGCAACGTGTACTTCAACGAAAACTTCCGTGATGAAAACGGCCTGAGTACGCGCGCTGCCGCCACTGCCAAAAGCGAGCGCACCGAGTGGGCACAGGGCGTGCTGCTGGACTTCCAATCCGGCTACACGCAAGGAACGTTCGGCCTGGGGTTCGATGCCCTCGGCCTGTTGGGCGTGAAGCTCGACTCTGGCCGTGGCCGCAGCGGTACCGGGCTGCTGCCTGTGCACGCTGACGGTCGCGCAGCCGATGAGTCGACCAGCCTGGGCCTCACAGCCAAGGCGCGCTTCGCGCAAACCGTGGTCAAGCATGGCACCCTGCTGCCCAAGACACCGGTGCTGGTCTACAACGACGCGCGCCTGGTCCCGCAGACCTACCAGGGCACCCAGCTGGTCAGCAAGGACTTCGATGACTGGCTGCTCACCGCCGGCCAGCTCGATCAGTTCAAGCTGCGCGACTCCACCGACAGCCGCTCGATCATTCCCGACGGCTATTCCGGCAGAGAAGGTGGCGACTTCACCTACGCAGGCGCCGACTACACGGTGAACAAACAGCTGCGGCTCAGCTACTTCCGTGGCCAGCTCGACGACTTCTACAGCCAGGACTTCTTCGGCCTGCTGCACACCCTGCCGCTGGGCGCCGGCGTACTGACCAGCGACCTGCGCTATTTCTTCAGCCGGGATGAGGGCAACCACTATTCCGGAAAGATCGACAATGGCATGTTCAGCGGCCAACTGAGCTTCGCCGTGGCAGGCCATACGGTCGCCGCCGGCTACCAGCGCTTGAACGGCGACGGCGGCCTGCCCTACATCAACGGCGCTACCGTCTACTCGTTCAGCAACGTCGGCATCGGCAAGTTCATCGAGGAAGATGAAAAGACCTGGCTGGCCAGCTACGGCTACGACTTCAAGAACCTCGGGTTGCCCGGCCTGAGCTTCATGACCCGCTACATCAGCGGCTCGGACGGAAAAACCGGACCTGCCGGCGTGAACGAATGGGAGCGCGACATCGAACTCGCCTACGTGGTACCGACGGGCACCCTGAAAGGCCTGGGCGTGAAACTGCGCAACTACGTCTACCGCTCCGACACCGCACGGGGAAGAGACAGCAATCGGCTGTATCTGACGTATGACATTGCGGTGTGGTAG
- a CDS encoding ABC transporter permease, which translates to MTELSQPLLKTSREPLLGRRYTLELRQQMGWGGQALVIGLAVLVGLALSTAILVAAGVPADQLLEEFVGQTLLDAGNFKAVLFQAAPMILVGMAGCLAFRARFWNLGLEGQMIWGGIGAAAISIFQIGPEALRLPLMMASAIVCAMLWTLAPVLLKLRLKVNEVISTLMLNYIAANFLLHLLYGSWKDPRDNFPYSPAFRPFERLPDLFAGYTVAIVIAVVIMVLAVWFISVSRAGLYLRFVDANPRVASAVGVPVRRMILGTVLLSGALAGVAGFIVSAGQEGRLTQSFYQGYGFSGILIAFLARNNPFAAAIVALLVAMLFVAGRNLQVFYQIPFSMVQLIQAILVICVASSDFFIRHRLRRIQAGEQ; encoded by the coding sequence ATGACTGAACTCTCCCAACCCCTACTCAAGACCTCACGCGAACCGCTGCTCGGCCGACGCTACACCCTGGAGCTGCGCCAGCAGATGGGCTGGGGCGGCCAGGCGCTGGTGATCGGCCTGGCGGTGCTCGTCGGCTTGGCCCTGAGCACGGCCATTCTGGTGGCGGCGGGCGTGCCGGCCGACCAACTGTTGGAAGAGTTCGTCGGCCAGACGCTGCTCGATGCCGGCAACTTCAAGGCCGTGCTGTTCCAGGCGGCGCCGATGATTCTGGTCGGCATGGCCGGCTGCCTGGCGTTTCGCGCACGTTTCTGGAACCTGGGCCTGGAAGGCCAGATGATCTGGGGCGGGATCGGCGCGGCGGCCATCTCGATCTTCCAGATCGGCCCCGAGGCCCTGCGCCTGCCGTTGATGATGGCCTCGGCCATCGTCTGCGCGATGCTCTGGACCCTGGCACCGGTCCTGCTCAAATTGCGCCTGAAGGTCAACGAAGTGATTTCGACCTTGATGCTCAACTACATCGCCGCCAACTTCCTGCTGCACCTGCTCTACGGCAGCTGGAAAGACCCACGGGACAACTTCCCCTACTCGCCCGCCTTCCGCCCGTTCGAACGGCTGCCCGACCTGTTCGCCGGCTACACCGTGGCGATCGTCATCGCCGTGGTCATCATGGTCCTGGCCGTGTGGTTCATCAGCGTATCGCGCGCCGGCCTGTACCTGCGCTTCGTCGATGCCAACCCGCGCGTGGCCAGCGCCGTCGGGGTACCGGTACGGCGGATGATCCTCGGCACCGTGCTGCTGTCCGGCGCCCTGGCCGGTGTCGCGGGCTTCATCGTCAGCGCAGGCCAGGAAGGTCGGCTGACCCAGTCGTTCTACCAAGGCTACGGTTTCTCGGGAATTCTCATCGCGTTTCTGGCGCGCAACAACCCGTTCGCTGCCGCCATCGTCGCCTTGCTGGTGGCGATGCTGTTCGTCGCCGGGCGCAACCTGCAGGTGTTCTACCAGATCCCCTTTTCGATGGTGCAGTTGATCCAGGCCATCCTGGTGATCTGCGTGGCCTCTTCGGACTTCTTCATACGGCACCGTTTGCGGCGCATCCAGGCGGGAGAACAGTGA
- a CDS encoding outer membrane protein OmpK: protein MKNAWGASLCMLGLLGAGSAHAQGPLLWHGESVTYLYGKNYKVDPAIQQTITVEHASAWTWGDLFAFVDNSWYNGARSGNGNYSLYGEFSPRFSAGKLLGQDLSFGPVKDVLLATTYEFGDDDVDAYLIGPGFDLAIPGFDYFQLNFYYRKPDGNRVPSGAWQITPAWSYTLPLGNSNLLIDGFIDWVVNNKSGHGNNQSDYHANLHFNPQIKYDLGKSLGYEAKHLYVGVEYDYWSDKYGIKDDGSFTTDQDTASLLVKYQF, encoded by the coding sequence ATGAAAAACGCTTGGGGAGCATCACTGTGCATGTTGGGTCTGCTGGGCGCTGGCAGCGCTCATGCGCAAGGACCACTGTTGTGGCATGGCGAAAGTGTGACGTACCTGTATGGCAAGAATTACAAGGTCGACCCCGCCATACAGCAAACCATCACCGTCGAACATGCCAGCGCCTGGACCTGGGGCGACCTGTTCGCTTTCGTCGATAACAGTTGGTACAACGGCGCCCGGTCCGGTAACGGCAATTACAGCCTGTACGGCGAGTTCAGCCCCCGTTTCAGCGCCGGCAAGTTGCTGGGCCAGGACCTGTCTTTCGGGCCTGTGAAAGACGTACTGCTCGCCACCACCTACGAGTTCGGCGATGACGACGTCGACGCCTACCTGATAGGTCCGGGTTTCGACCTGGCCATTCCGGGCTTCGACTATTTCCAGCTGAATTTCTACTACCGCAAACCCGACGGCAACCGCGTGCCTTCCGGCGCCTGGCAGATCACTCCGGCGTGGTCCTATACCCTGCCGCTGGGCAATTCGAACCTGCTGATCGACGGTTTCATCGACTGGGTGGTGAACAACAAGAGCGGCCATGGCAACAACCAGTCCGACTACCACGCCAACCTGCACTTCAACCCGCAGATCAAGTACGACCTGGGCAAAAGCCTGGGCTATGAAGCCAAGCATCTGTATGTGGGTGTGGAATACGATTACTGGTCCGACAAATATGGCATCAAGGATGACGGCTCTTTCACCACCGACCAGGACACCGCGAGTTTGTTGGTGAAGTATCAGTTCTAG
- a CDS encoding SDR family NAD(P)-dependent oxidoreductase: MSGTVFITGATSGFGRATARRFAKAGWSLILTGRRLERLHALLDELGAQVPVHVAALDVRDAAAVAAVAAGLPPAFQRVTALINNAGLALAPVPAQQANLADWHTMIDTNVTGLVNVTHAVLPALLATGAGASIINIGSIAGECPYPGSHVYGASKAFVKQFSYNLRCDLLSTGVRVTDVAPGIAETEFTLVRTQGDEKAAGEVYQGTTPLTAEDIAEQIFHVATLPAHININRLEMVPVRQAWGPFAIDRD; the protein is encoded by the coding sequence ATGAGCGGTACTGTTTTCATCACCGGCGCAACGTCCGGTTTCGGGCGGGCCACGGCCCGTCGTTTTGCCAAGGCCGGCTGGTCGCTGATTCTCACCGGGCGGCGCCTGGAGCGCCTGCATGCCCTGCTGGATGAGCTTGGCGCGCAGGTGCCGGTGCATGTCGCCGCACTGGATGTGCGCGATGCTGCAGCGGTCGCGGCGGTCGCCGCCGGTTTACCGCCAGCCTTTCAGCGCGTGACGGCGCTGATCAACAACGCCGGGCTGGCCTTGGCCCCCGTGCCTGCGCAACAGGCCAATCTCGCTGACTGGCACACCATGATCGACACCAATGTGACCGGCCTGGTCAACGTTACCCACGCGGTGCTGCCAGCGTTGCTGGCAACCGGTGCCGGGGCCAGCATCATCAACATCGGCTCGATCGCCGGTGAATGCCCCTACCCCGGCAGCCACGTTTATGGTGCGAGCAAGGCCTTCGTCAAACAGTTTTCCTACAACCTGCGCTGCGACCTGCTGAGCACCGGCGTCCGGGTCACCGACGTGGCGCCCGGTATCGCCGAAACCGAGTTCACCCTGGTACGTACCCAAGGTGACGAGAAGGCCGCCGGCGAAGTCTATCAAGGCACCACGCCACTGACCGCGGAAGATATCGCCGAACAGATTTTCCACGTCGCCACCCTGCCTGCTCACATCAACATCAACCGCCTGGAAATGGTCCCCGTGCGCCAGGCCTGGGGGCCGTTCGCGATCGATCGCGACTGA